A genomic region of Caenorhabditis elegans chromosome V contains the following coding sequences:
- the Y6G8.5 gene encoding Fuz_longin_1 domain-containing protein (Confirmed by transcript evidence) — protein sequence MDQIQKYPIVEVYITVENNQISATYVLYYKTDQKPVTLTYHNCSLGCQRVQDQMEELLENQDFMKLFIENLSTSLAMNNVLSFLSIAMFGKSSSLLNDDISNTFLSDFKEMLQKRDNSLVLNEITISFRSVTIRRYIISIVKSCHPEIFKTLKVSVIAEN from the coding sequence ATGGACCAAATCCAAAAGTATCCAATTGTGGAAGTCTACATCACAGTTGAGAACAATCAAATATCTGCTACCTACGTGTTGTACTACAAGACCGATCAAAAGCCAGTAACGCTCACTTACCACAATTGCTCTCTAGGATGCCAGCGAGTGCAAGACCAAATGGAAGAACTGCTCGAGAACCAGGATTTCATGAAACTGTTCATTGAGAATTTAAGTACCTCGCTAGCCATGAACAACGTTCTGTCATTTCTATCAATTGCAATGTTTGGAAAATCAAGCTCATTGCTTAATGATGATATTAGCAACACGTTTCTAAGTGATTTCAAAGAAATGCTCCAGAAAAGAGATAATTCGCTTGTACTGAACGAAATAACTATTTCATTTCGGAGTGTTACAATTAGACGATATATAATTTCGATTGTGAAAAGCTGTCACCCAGAGATATTCAAAACACTTAAAGTCAGTgttattgctgaaaattaa
- the Y6G8.6 gene encoding uncharacterized protein (Partially confirmed by transcript evidence): MEMIACGTNNTPSSTIKTIRISRIVEIYVTVEEISILVAYVMYKQKLQYRQELCYKSTINGCSLEIGGKEKFFEDQNFMELFFSHLIIILSLTNLISYLSFFYD, from the exons atggaaatgatTGCTTGTGGAAC AAATAACACCCCTTCATcaacaataaaaactattcGGATATCTCGAATTGTAGAAATTTATGTGACTGTTGAAGAAATATCTATTCTAGTTGCCTATGTCATGTACAAACAAAAACTACAATACCGTCAAGAACTCTGCTACAAAAGTACAATAAACGGATGCTCATTGGAAATCGGAGGAAaggaaaaatttttcgaagacCAAAATTTTATGGAACTCTTCTTTTCACATTTGATAATTATTCTATCCTTAACCAACTTAATCTcatatttatcttttttttatgATTAA
- the Y6G8.8 gene encoding DUF38 domain-containing protein (Predicted): MEASNVSDLMFLKDHFVRSEVFCDKFILQCYFNVDDVIGVFGTPGNSEYKTEKWYFTSQSGDNDICMQHGYFGSESFSSFTFTKVSLDVKLNEKLKLPSENIKLNLMKLANQVQLVMTLIIEKSTFPTLLALRDTSKDLRYFVVKNGLYCSPIEIKVHANTIQCTYNIDDQITFPCSETQSLKKWLKKYCPKHVTIEKFSCDSDNFAKMEDLKAFLLSFKTKMAIENLDLEGKSELEFIELMRYLDEKNLKRLKISFSGDHDNNTNHCLMLDQITETAHWKHAVELILEGSKIAVSIRKLNHFLKVTAFLDVITVENVVFLKHTLLPSLLPRNFNLITPTHSDLQSLAHHIGCPVVKKTNGIEYNQWLFPATKFFEILIHKTINGCTCIEMRHRNDKSQFL, from the exons ATGGAAGCATCAAATGTCTCAGACCTAATGTTTCTTAAAGAt cattttgttCGTTCGGAAGTCTTCTGCGATAAATTTATACTTCAATGCTATTTTAATGTAGATGATGTCATCGGAGTGTTTGGAACTCCCGGTAATTCTGAatacaaaactgaaaaatggtaCTTCACAAGTCAATCGGGAGATAATGATATTTGCATGCAGCATGGCTATTTTGGCTCGGAGAGCTTCTCGTCATTCACTTTTACGAAAGTCTCACTGgatgtaaaactaaatgaa AAATTGAAGTTGCCATCTGAGAACATAAAACTGAACCTGATGAAACTTGCTAACCAGGTTCAACTTGTCATGACGCTTATTATCGAGAAATCAACTTTTCCAACATT ACTAGCTCTACGTGACACCTCCAAAGATCTAAGATATTTCGTGGTCAAAAACGGATTATACTGCTCTCcaattgaaattaaagttCACGCAAACACTATTCAATGCACATACAACATTGATGACCAAATAACTTTCCCGTGTTCTGAGACCCAGTCACTGAAGAAATGGCTAAAAAAGTATTGCCCAAAACATGTCacaattgagaaattttcctGTGATTCCGATAATTTCGCAAAAATGGAAGATCTGAAGGCGTTTCTACTCTCCTTTAAAACAAAGAtggcaattgaaaatttggatctGGAAGGGAAAAGTGAACTGGAGTTCATTGAGCTTATGCGCTACCTAGAcgagaaaaacttaaaaagactaaaaatcagtttttctggAGATCACGATAACAATACTAATCATTGTCTCATGCTCGACCAAATAACCGAGACAGCTCATTGGAAACATGCCGTTGAGTTGATCTTAGAAGGATCGAAAATTGCCGTATCAATTCGAAAactaaaccattttttgaaagtgacAGCTTTCTTGGATGTAATTACAGTCGAAAACGTGGTATTTTTGAAGCAT ACTCTCCTGCCTTCCTTGCTTCCTAGAAACTTTAATCTCATCACTCCTACCCACTCGGACCTGCAAAGCCTCGCTCATCACATTGGTTGTCCAgttgtaaaaaaaacgaacggAATTGAATATAACCAATGGTTATTCCCAGCCacgaagttttttgaaattttgattcataAAACGATAAATGGGTGCACCTGTATCGAAATGCGACATAGGAATGATAAATcacaatttctttaa
- the F57G4.1 gene encoding DUF38 domain-containing protein (Predicted), translating into MEMLACGTNNTPSSTIKTIRISQIVEIYVTVEEISILAAYVMYKQKLQYRQELCYKSTINGCSLEIGGKEEIFKNQNFMEFFFSHLTIILSSTNFISYLSFSIINNSTSKFLEKLKSTLSTKNPALKVNELAYSFIGQSNVQHAISVIETLNSEALDTIHFRTDVDEEINLTKIMELPHWPNITCLKIEGFIVSETLENFLHLTNAKVTKHSITIQDLQILKKNFLGSQSEKKFVLVYKLDTGEIAENVQVVFGELSSSKKTIDYGITKQWKYRTDGRFELSIEYRQCVRFEDHSFTFVVTCAGSSSSLLTL; encoded by the exons atggaaatgttGGCTTGTGGAAC AAATAACACCCCTTCATcaacaataaaaactattcGGATATCtcaaattgtagaaatttaTGTGACTGTTGAAGAAATATCTATTCTAGCTGCCTATGTCATGTACAAACAAAAACTACAATACCGTCAAGAACTCTGCTACAAAAGTACAATAAACGGATGCTCATTAGAAATTGGAGGAAaggaagaaattttcaaaaatcaaaattttatggaattcTTCTTCTCACATTTGACGATCATTCTATCCTCAACCAACTTCATCTCATATTTATCATTTTCTATAATTAACAATTCTACTTcaaagtttctggaaaaactaaaaagcaCTCTTTCCACTAAAAATCCTGCTCTGAAAGTCAATGAGCTCGCATATTCATTTATTGGCCAATCAAACGTTCAACATGCAATATCTGtaattgaaacattgaatTCGGAAGCTCTCGATACTATTCACTTCCGCACGGATGTTGATGAAGAAATTAATCTCACAAAAATAATGGAACTACCTCATTGGCCAAATATTACATGTCTAAAAATTGAAGGCTTCATAGTTTCCGAGACGCTTGAAAACTTCCTTCATTTGACAAATGCCAAAGTTACAAAGCATTCAATTACTATTCAggatcttcaaattttgaaaaag AACTTCCTAGGTTCTCAATCTGAAAAGAAGTTTGTTCTCGTGTACAAGTTAGACACTGGTGAGATCGCTGAAAATGTACAAGTTGTGTTTGGAGAATTGTCGAGTTCGAAGAAAACAATTGACTACGGAATCACAAAGCAATGGAAATATCGAACCGACGGCAGATTCGAATTGTCTATCGAATACCGACAATGTGTTCGTTTTGAAGATCACTCGTTTACTTTTGTGGTAACATGTGCaggatcatcatcatctttaTTAACATTGTAA